Proteins co-encoded in one Kocuria flava genomic window:
- the mgrA gene encoding L-glyceraldehyde 3-phosphate reductase, with product MPYRRVGESGLKLPLISLGLWHNFGDDKPLGTQRAILRTAFDLGITHFDLANNYGPPAGSAELNFGRVLREDLAPYRDELVISTKAGWDMWPGPYGFGGSRKYLVSSLDQSLRRMGTDHVDVFYHHRPDPETPLEETMRALDHIVRSGRALYAGISSYNAELTLRAQEIMRELGTPLLIHQPSYSMLNRWIEAPGPSGTSLLGALTRAGMGSIVFTPLAQGMLTDRYLDGVPADSRAAAEKSLDPEWLSERTLEKVRGLHAIARERGQTLAQMALAWVLREQADGQVTTALVGASSPDQLVDSAGAVQRLDFTDDELAAIDRLATDSDINIWAGAQDSKHA from the coding sequence ATGCCCTACCGCCGGGTGGGCGAGTCCGGGCTGAAGCTGCCCCTGATCTCCCTGGGGCTGTGGCACAACTTCGGCGACGACAAGCCGCTCGGGACCCAGCGCGCGATCCTGCGCACGGCCTTCGACCTGGGCATCACGCACTTCGACCTGGCCAACAACTACGGCCCGCCCGCGGGCTCCGCGGAGCTGAACTTCGGGCGGGTCCTGCGCGAGGACCTCGCCCCCTACCGCGACGAGCTCGTGATCTCCACGAAGGCCGGCTGGGACATGTGGCCGGGCCCGTACGGCTTCGGCGGCTCCCGCAAGTACCTGGTCTCCTCCCTCGACCAGTCCCTGCGGCGGATGGGCACCGACCACGTCGACGTGTTCTACCACCACCGCCCGGACCCCGAGACCCCGCTGGAGGAGACGATGCGGGCGCTGGACCACATCGTGCGCTCGGGGCGGGCCCTGTACGCGGGCATCTCCTCCTACAACGCCGAGCTGACCCTGCGCGCCCAGGAGATCATGCGGGAGCTGGGCACCCCGCTGCTGATCCACCAGCCGTCCTACTCGATGCTCAACCGCTGGATCGAGGCCCCCGGCCCGTCCGGGACCTCGCTGCTCGGGGCCCTCACCCGGGCCGGGATGGGCTCGATCGTCTTCACCCCGCTGGCCCAGGGCATGCTCACCGACCGCTACCTCGACGGCGTCCCGGCCGACTCCCGCGCCGCGGCCGAGAAGTCCCTGGACCCCGAGTGGCTCTCGGAGCGGACCCTGGAGAAGGTCCGCGGCCTGCACGCCATCGCCCGGGAGCGCGGCCAGACGCTCGCGCAGATGGCCCTGGCCTGGGTCCTGCGGGAGCAGGCGGACGGCCAGGTGACCACCGCCCTCGTCGGCGCGTCCTCGCCCGACCAGCTCGTGGACAGCGCGGGCGCCGTGCAGCGGCTGGACTTCACCGACGACGAGCTCGCCGCGATCGACCGGCTGGCCACGGACTCCGACATCAACATCTGGGCCGGCGCCCAGGACTCCAAGCACGCGTGA
- the treZ gene encoding malto-oligosyltrehalose trehalohydrolase: MTVPTDRASLDRFDVWAPHAKAVTVRVEGVDHPMVAATTLPAGTLRGPARRGRGWWTLPDDADVPAGTVRYGYVLTKVFDEGTPDERTQVSDVLPDPRSRRQPQGVHDLSCTFDPAEHAWGDGAWTGRALAGSVVYELHVGTFTPEGTLDSAIERLDHLVELGVDLVELLPVNGFNGEHNWGYDGVLWYTVDESYGGPAAYQRFVDACHQRGLGVVQDVVYNHLGPSGNYLPLFADYFKPGASSWGDLINLDGWGSDGVREHILDNVEMWLRDYHVDGFRLDAVHALQDHRAVHILEEIAERVERVAAETGKPLFTIAESDLNDPRMITPVHENGLGMTGQWLDDFHHAAHVALTGETQGYYADFGSLASLDKVVREAFYHNGTMSAFRGRHHGRPVDKRRQRTWQFVTCIQNHDQVGNRAAGDRISAGLDADRLVLGAVLLLTQPFTPMLFMGEEWGASTPWQFFTAHPEPELGEAVARGRKAEFASMGWDESTVPDPQAPSTFENSKLDWSETGRGDHARVLAAYRELIALRRTVPELTDPRFATIRTAHDDDARWFVLHRAAEPGSDHGVAVLLNFGTEPVRVPFPGTAGAEVLFRSGEVSLSAGDDGGALAQLPPHGAAVVRC, encoded by the coding sequence ATGACCGTCCCCACCGACCGCGCCTCCCTCGACCGCTTCGACGTCTGGGCCCCCCACGCCAAGGCCGTGACGGTGCGGGTGGAGGGCGTCGACCACCCCATGGTCGCCGCCACCACCCTGCCCGCCGGCACCCTGCGCGGCCCCGCCCGCCGCGGCCGGGGCTGGTGGACCCTGCCCGACGACGCCGACGTCCCCGCCGGGACCGTGCGCTACGGCTACGTCCTCACCAAGGTCTTCGACGAGGGCACCCCCGACGAGCGCACCCAGGTCTCCGACGTGCTGCCCGACCCCCGCTCCCGCCGCCAGCCGCAGGGCGTCCACGACCTCTCCTGCACCTTCGACCCCGCCGAGCACGCCTGGGGCGACGGCGCCTGGACGGGCCGCGCCCTGGCCGGGTCCGTGGTCTACGAGCTGCACGTGGGGACCTTCACCCCCGAGGGCACCCTCGACTCGGCGATCGAGCGGCTGGACCACCTCGTGGAGCTCGGCGTGGACCTCGTGGAGCTGCTGCCGGTCAACGGCTTCAACGGCGAGCACAACTGGGGCTACGACGGCGTGCTGTGGTACACCGTCGACGAGTCCTACGGCGGGCCCGCCGCCTACCAGCGCTTCGTGGACGCCTGCCACCAGCGGGGCCTGGGCGTGGTCCAGGACGTGGTCTACAACCACCTGGGCCCCTCCGGGAACTACCTGCCGCTGTTCGCCGACTACTTCAAGCCCGGCGCCAGCAGCTGGGGCGACCTGATCAACCTCGACGGGTGGGGCTCCGACGGCGTGCGCGAGCACATCCTCGACAACGTGGAGATGTGGCTGCGGGACTACCACGTGGACGGCTTCCGGCTCGACGCCGTCCACGCCCTGCAGGACCACCGCGCCGTGCACATCCTCGAGGAGATCGCCGAGCGGGTGGAGCGGGTCGCCGCCGAGACCGGCAAGCCGCTGTTCACGATCGCGGAGTCCGACCTCAACGACCCCCGGATGATCACCCCCGTGCACGAGAACGGCCTGGGCATGACCGGGCAGTGGCTCGACGACTTCCACCACGCCGCCCACGTCGCCCTCACGGGGGAGACCCAGGGCTACTACGCGGACTTCGGCTCCCTGGCCAGCCTCGACAAGGTGGTGCGCGAGGCGTTCTACCACAACGGCACCATGTCGGCCTTCCGCGGCCGCCACCACGGGCGGCCGGTGGACAAGCGCCGGCAGCGGACCTGGCAGTTCGTCACCTGCATCCAGAACCACGACCAGGTCGGCAACCGCGCCGCCGGGGACCGGATCAGCGCGGGCCTCGACGCCGACCGGCTCGTGCTCGGGGCGGTGCTGCTGCTGACCCAGCCCTTCACCCCCATGCTGTTCATGGGCGAGGAGTGGGGGGCGTCCACGCCGTGGCAGTTCTTCACCGCCCACCCCGAGCCCGAGCTGGGGGAGGCCGTGGCCCGCGGCCGCAAGGCCGAGTTCGCCTCGATGGGCTGGGACGAGTCGACCGTGCCCGACCCGCAGGCCCCCTCGACCTTCGAGAACTCCAAGCTCGACTGGTCGGAGACCGGCCGCGGCGACCACGCCCGCGTCCTGGCCGCCTACCGCGAGCTGATCGCCCTGCGCCGGACCGTGCCCGAGCTCACCGACCCGCGCTTCGCGACGATCCGCACGGCCCACGACGACGACGCCCGCTGGTTCGTGCTCCATCGGGCCGCGGAGCCCGGGTCGGACCACGGCGTCGCCGTGCTGCTGAACTTCGGCACCGAACCGGTGCGGGTGCCCTTCCCCGGCACGGCCGGGGCCGAGGTGCTCTTCCGCTCCGGCGAGGTCTCCCTCTCCGCCGGGGACGACGGCGGCGCGCTCGCGCAGCTGCCCCCCCACGGCGCCGCCGTCGTGCGCTGCTGA
- the treY gene encoding malto-oligosyltrehalose synthase produces MRTPTSTYRLQITSDLTLDRAAGLVDYLHDLGADWVYLSPVLRAVGGSDHGYDVASPQEVDPVRGGPEGLRALADAAHAKGMGVVVDVVPNHQGVAVPRENPWWWSLLEQGQASPWARAFDVDWDAGGGKVLIPVLGDGADELDRLRVEDGTLRYYDNVYPLAEGTWTEGEDARAVHARQHYELIDWRRGDDELNYRRFFTVATLAGVRVEDPEVFEASHAEIRRWFDEGLVDGLRIDHPDGLRDPGGYLEQLAELTGGAWVVVEKILEPGERLPRGWATAGTTGYDALGTIDRLLTDPAGEYALTSLDARLRDGEPVHWDELIHGTKRAMADRGLHAEVRRLARLVPADAGLAPETAEDALAEVLANFPVYRSYLPEGAEHLRAALDAARERRPDLSDAVATLGGLLGAGATDEAELGELARRFQQTSGMVVAKGVEDTAFYRFPRLTSLTEVGGDPSHFSLTPAEAHDELARRAAEEPAAMTTLSTHDTKRSEAVRARITVLAEAAEQWAGVVGTVKRLAEERGTRVGDGPLVNLVLQTAVGAWPLDQERLTDYALKAAREAGVSTAWVDGDEDFEARLTRFLDHVLHDPEMRAVVEGFAEHVTAAGWSNGLAAKLVQLTMPGVPDVYQGAELWAESLVDPDNRRPVDFEERARVLARLDAAAPGSDEARPAVGPDGAAKLLVTSRALRLRRDRPELFTGYSPLQASGPRAEHVFAFDRGGAVTVVTRLPLGLAARGGFTEETLALPAGSWEDVLTARPHTGTVAVADLLSDYPVALLRRKDS; encoded by the coding sequence GTGCGCACACCGACATCGACCTACCGACTGCAGATCACCTCCGACCTGACCCTGGACCGGGCCGCGGGACTCGTGGACTACCTCCACGACCTCGGCGCCGACTGGGTCTACCTCTCCCCGGTCCTGCGGGCCGTGGGCGGATCCGACCACGGCTACGACGTCGCCTCCCCGCAGGAGGTCGACCCCGTCCGCGGGGGCCCCGAGGGGCTGCGGGCGCTCGCCGACGCCGCGCACGCGAAGGGCATGGGCGTGGTCGTCGACGTCGTGCCCAACCACCAGGGCGTCGCCGTGCCCCGGGAGAACCCCTGGTGGTGGTCGCTGCTCGAGCAGGGGCAGGCCTCGCCCTGGGCGCGCGCCTTCGACGTCGACTGGGACGCCGGCGGCGGCAAGGTGCTGATCCCCGTGCTCGGCGACGGCGCGGACGAGCTCGACCGGCTGCGCGTCGAGGACGGCACGCTGCGCTACTACGACAACGTCTACCCGCTCGCCGAGGGCACGTGGACCGAGGGCGAGGACGCCCGCGCCGTCCACGCCCGCCAGCACTACGAGCTGATCGACTGGCGCCGCGGCGACGACGAGCTCAACTACCGCCGCTTCTTCACGGTCGCGACCCTCGCGGGGGTGCGCGTGGAGGACCCCGAGGTCTTCGAGGCCTCCCACGCCGAGATCCGCCGCTGGTTCGACGAAGGCCTCGTCGACGGCCTGCGCATCGACCACCCGGACGGGCTGCGCGACCCCGGCGGGTACCTCGAGCAGCTGGCGGAGCTCACCGGCGGCGCGTGGGTCGTGGTCGAGAAGATCCTCGAGCCCGGCGAGCGGCTGCCCCGCGGCTGGGCCACCGCGGGCACCACCGGCTACGACGCGCTGGGCACGATCGACCGGCTGCTCACCGACCCCGCGGGGGAGTACGCGCTCACGAGCCTCGACGCCCGGCTGCGCGACGGGGAGCCCGTGCACTGGGACGAGCTGATCCACGGCACCAAGCGCGCCATGGCCGACCGCGGCCTGCACGCCGAGGTGCGGCGCCTGGCCCGCCTCGTGCCCGCCGACGCCGGGCTCGCCCCGGAGACCGCCGAGGACGCGCTCGCGGAGGTCCTCGCGAACTTCCCCGTCTACCGCAGCTACCTGCCCGAGGGGGCCGAGCACCTGCGGGCGGCCCTCGACGCGGCCCGGGAGCGGCGCCCGGACCTCTCGGACGCCGTCGCCACCCTGGGCGGGCTGCTCGGGGCCGGGGCCACGGACGAGGCCGAGCTCGGCGAGCTCGCCCGCCGTTTCCAGCAGACCTCCGGGATGGTCGTGGCCAAGGGCGTGGAGGACACCGCGTTCTACCGCTTCCCCCGGCTGACCTCCCTGACCGAGGTCGGCGGCGACCCCTCGCACTTCTCCCTGACCCCCGCCGAGGCCCACGACGAGCTCGCCCGCCGGGCCGCCGAGGAGCCGGCCGCGATGACCACGCTGTCCACCCACGACACCAAGCGCTCCGAGGCGGTGCGCGCCCGCATCACGGTGCTCGCCGAGGCCGCCGAGCAGTGGGCGGGCGTCGTGGGCACCGTCAAGCGCCTCGCCGAGGAGCGGGGCACGCGCGTGGGCGACGGCCCGCTCGTCAACCTCGTCCTGCAGACCGCGGTGGGGGCCTGGCCGCTGGACCAGGAGCGCCTGACCGACTACGCGCTCAAGGCGGCCCGCGAGGCGGGGGTCTCGACCGCGTGGGTCGACGGCGACGAGGACTTCGAGGCGCGGCTGACCCGTTTCCTCGACCACGTCCTGCACGACCCCGAGATGCGCGCCGTCGTCGAGGGCTTCGCCGAGCACGTCACCGCCGCCGGGTGGTCCAACGGGCTCGCCGCGAAGCTGGTCCAGCTCACGATGCCCGGCGTGCCGGACGTCTACCAGGGGGCCGAGCTGTGGGCCGAGTCCCTCGTGGACCCCGACAACCGCCGGCCCGTCGACTTCGAGGAGCGCGCCCGCGTGCTCGCCCGCCTCGACGCCGCCGCCCCCGGCAGCGACGAGGCCAGGCCCGCCGTCGGCCCCGACGGCGCCGCGAAGCTGCTCGTGACCTCCCGGGCGCTGCGGCTGCGCCGCGACCGGCCCGAGCTGTTCACCGGCTACAGCCCCCTGCAGGCCTCCGGACCCCGGGCCGAGCACGTGTTCGCCTTCGACCGCGGCGGCGCCGTCACGGTCGTCACCCGGCTGCCCCTGGGCCTGGCCGCGCGCGGCGGCTTCACGGAGGAGACCCTCGCCCTGCCCGCCGGGTCGTGGGAGGACGTCCTCACGGCCCGCCCGCACACCGGCACCGTCGCCGTGGCCGACCTGCTCTCCGACTACCCCGTGGCGCTGCTGCGCCGGAAGGACTCCTGA